From the Streptomyces sp. KMM 9044 genome, one window contains:
- a CDS encoding acyl-CoA dehydrogenase family protein, whose product MEDFTGAPQCPAETTELRDRVGAFVRDRVVPREPLLDAGGPEAAAALHGLREAATAEGLWALPLPAELGGQGLPLGSYAHVAEAEGASDHGPAALGSAPLLDTLMLWRHGSPGVRDRYAERLVAGEIRACYAMTEPETPGTDPFLTATRAVPEEDGSWRVNGRKWFTSGAADADLVTVLARTDGEPPDREELSLLLVPTSSPGFRVVRELPVFGAGGQWEIALDEVMVDGDHVIGERGKALAVAGERLQLGRTLRCLRWLGQARRAFDLMRERAVNRTRSRGPLGDLQLVQQHVFESLLALRTTRPLVYEAVARLDAGADAHVEVGLAKVAAARTLQQVADAAIQVHGAAGLGPDTALPALFRTGRAARLLDGPDELHVTSVARRVLRTT is encoded by the coding sequence ATGGAGGACTTCACCGGAGCGCCCCAATGCCCGGCGGAAACAACAGAGTTGAGAGACCGCGTCGGGGCGTTCGTACGCGACCGGGTGGTGCCCCGTGAACCGCTGCTGGACGCCGGCGGACCGGAAGCCGCAGCCGCCCTGCACGGACTGCGGGAGGCAGCGACGGCCGAGGGGCTGTGGGCGTTGCCGCTTCCCGCCGAACTCGGCGGGCAAGGGCTGCCGCTGGGGTCGTACGCGCATGTCGCCGAAGCGGAGGGAGCCAGCGACCACGGACCGGCCGCCCTCGGATCGGCACCTCTGCTCGACACGCTGATGCTGTGGCGGCACGGCAGCCCCGGCGTCCGCGACCGCTACGCCGAGCGCCTGGTCGCCGGGGAGATACGGGCCTGCTACGCGATGACCGAGCCCGAGACACCGGGCACCGACCCCTTCCTCACCGCCACGCGTGCCGTGCCGGAGGAGGACGGAAGCTGGCGGGTGAACGGGCGGAAGTGGTTCACCAGTGGGGCCGCCGACGCCGACCTCGTCACGGTCCTCGCCCGCACCGACGGCGAACCGCCGGACCGCGAAGAGCTGTCGCTGCTCCTCGTGCCCACCTCCTCACCCGGCTTCCGTGTGGTGCGCGAACTGCCGGTGTTCGGTGCGGGCGGGCAGTGGGAGATCGCCCTGGACGAGGTGATGGTCGACGGGGACCATGTGATCGGCGAGCGCGGCAAGGCCCTCGCCGTCGCGGGCGAACGACTCCAACTCGGCCGTACCCTGCGCTGCCTGCGCTGGCTGGGCCAGGCACGCCGGGCCTTCGACCTGATGCGCGAGCGCGCCGTGAACCGCACCCGCTCCCGAGGCCCGCTCGGCGACCTGCAACTCGTCCAGCAGCACGTCTTCGAGTCGCTGCTCGCCCTGCGGACCACCCGCCCGCTGGTGTACGAAGCGGTGGCCCGCCTCGACGCGGGGGCTGACGCGCACGTGGAGGTGGGCCTGGCCAAGGTGGCCGCCGCCCGCACCCTTCAGCAGGTGGCCGACGCGGCGATCCAGGTCCACGGAGCAGCCGGCCTCGGCCCGGACACCGCTCTGCCCGCCCTGTTTCGCACGGGCAGAGCGGCCCGGCTCCTCGATGGCCCGGACGAACTGCACGTCACGTCGGTCGCGCGCCGGGTCCTGCGCACCACCTAG